The following proteins are co-located in the Vallicoccus soli genome:
- a CDS encoding antitoxin — MSAAGARGRAATGHRAPAQGPPCTTTTGHDARRTPMGIEGMQEKASDAGIEKAGDAVDQKTGGKGESQVDKAQQAADQKVGGQ; from the coding sequence GTGAGCGCGGCCGGCGCGCGTGGGCGCGCCGCGACGGGGCACAGGGCCCCCGCGCAGGGACCGCCCTGCACGACGACCACCGGGCACGACGCGAGGAGGACCCCCATGGGCATCGAGGGCATGCAGGAGAAGGCCAGCGACGCGGGCATCGAGAAGGCCGGCGACGCGGTGGACCAGAAGACCGGAGGCAAGGGCGAGTCCCAGGTGGACAAGGCCCAGCAGGCGGCCGACCAGAAGGTCGGCGGCCAGTAG
- a CDS encoding sodium-translocating pyrophosphatase gives MTGSTLAAESGIDAGLSGGNTTLVLVVLLIAVIALVMTMVFRRQVLAAGEGTPAMQEIARAVQEGATAYLSRQFRTLGAFVVLVFALLFLLPGDMDVKVGRSLFFVVGALFSASIGFLGMWLATRANLRVAAAAETEGRDAAMRIAFRTGGTVGMATVGLGLLGASVVVLLYGTDAPSVLEGFGFGAALLAMFMRVGGGIFTKAADVGADLVGKVEQGIPEDDPRNAATIADNVGDNVGDCAGMAADLFESYAVMLVAALILGRAAFGAEGLVFPLLVPAIGALTAVMGVYLTRPRPGEGGLTTINRSFYVSALVSAVLCGIVAYAYLPGSFAELTGVDEGVAALDGDPRLLATAAVVVGVVLAGVILALTGYYTGTEDRPVQDVGKTSLTGPATVILSGISLGLESAVYTALVIGAAVYGAFLLGGGSVVLSLFLIAVAGTGLLTTVGVIVAMDTFGPVSDNAQGIAEMSGEVHGEGAQILTELDAVGNTTKAITKGIAIATAVLAATALFGSYTDAVDTALRDAAATTSDLTAAFTQEIVSPNTLVGVLIGAAVVFLFSGLAISAVGRAAGAVVYEVRRQFRLHPGIMDGTAKPEYGRVVDICTRDSLRELATPGLLAALAPIAVGFGLGVGPLAGFLGGAIATGTLMAVFLANSGGAWDNAKKLVEDGYHGGKGSEAHAATVIGDTVGDPFKDTAGPAINPLIKVMNLVSVLIAPAIVQLSIGDDANDVLRVGIALVAAAIVVAAVVYSKRSSAVIGEEAPAEVAR, from the coding sequence GTGACAGGGTCGACCCTCGCCGCTGAGAGCGGCATCGACGCAGGACTCTCGGGGGGCAACACCACCCTGGTCCTCGTCGTCCTGCTCATCGCGGTCATCGCGCTCGTGATGACCATGGTGTTCCGCCGCCAGGTCCTCGCCGCCGGCGAGGGCACGCCGGCGATGCAGGAGATCGCCCGGGCCGTCCAGGAGGGCGCGACCGCGTACCTCAGCCGGCAGTTCCGCACCCTGGGCGCTTTCGTCGTCCTCGTCTTCGCCCTGCTGTTCCTGCTGCCCGGTGACATGGACGTCAAGGTCGGGCGCTCGCTCTTCTTCGTCGTCGGCGCGCTCTTCAGCGCCAGCATCGGCTTCCTCGGCATGTGGCTGGCGACGCGCGCCAACCTGCGCGTCGCCGCGGCGGCCGAGACCGAGGGCCGCGACGCGGCCATGCGCATCGCCTTCCGCACCGGCGGCACGGTCGGCATGGCGACCGTCGGCCTCGGCCTGCTCGGGGCGAGCGTCGTGGTGCTCCTCTACGGCACCGACGCGCCGAGCGTGCTCGAGGGCTTCGGCTTCGGCGCGGCGCTGCTCGCGATGTTCATGCGCGTCGGCGGCGGCATCTTCACCAAGGCGGCCGACGTCGGCGCGGACCTCGTCGGCAAGGTCGAGCAGGGCATCCCCGAGGACGACCCGCGCAACGCCGCCACGATCGCCGACAACGTCGGCGACAACGTCGGCGACTGCGCCGGCATGGCCGCCGACCTCTTCGAGTCGTACGCCGTCATGCTCGTCGCCGCGCTCATCCTCGGCCGGGCGGCCTTCGGCGCCGAGGGCCTCGTGTTCCCGCTGCTCGTCCCGGCGATCGGCGCGCTCACCGCGGTCATGGGCGTCTACCTCACCCGCCCGCGCCCCGGCGAGGGCGGGCTGACGACGATCAACCGCAGCTTCTACGTGTCCGCGCTCGTGAGCGCCGTGCTCTGCGGCATCGTCGCGTACGCCTACCTGCCCGGCTCCTTCGCCGAGCTCACCGGCGTCGACGAGGGCGTCGCGGCCCTCGACGGCGACCCGCGCCTGCTCGCGACCGCCGCGGTCGTCGTCGGCGTGGTCCTCGCCGGCGTCATCCTCGCCCTCACCGGCTACTACACCGGCACCGAGGACCGCCCGGTCCAGGACGTCGGCAAGACCTCGCTCACCGGCCCGGCCACCGTCATCCTGTCGGGCATCTCGCTGGGCCTGGAGTCGGCGGTCTACACCGCGCTGGTCATCGGCGCCGCGGTGTACGGCGCGTTCCTGCTGGGCGGCGGCTCGGTCGTGCTGTCCCTGTTCCTCATCGCGGTCGCCGGTACCGGCCTGCTGACGACGGTCGGCGTCATCGTCGCGATGGACACCTTCGGCCCGGTCTCGGACAACGCGCAGGGCATCGCCGAGATGTCCGGCGAGGTCCACGGCGAGGGGGCGCAGATCCTCACCGAGCTCGACGCCGTCGGCAACACGACGAAGGCGATCACCAAGGGCATCGCCATCGCGACCGCCGTCCTGGCGGCCACGGCGCTCTTCGGGTCGTACACCGACGCGGTCGACACCGCGCTGCGCGACGCGGCCGCGACCACGTCCGACCTCACCGCGGCGTTCACGCAGGAGATCGTCAGCCCGAACACCCTCGTGGGCGTGCTCATCGGCGCCGCGGTCGTGTTCCTGTTCTCCGGCCTGGCGATCAGCGCGGTCGGCCGGGCGGCCGGCGCGGTCGTGTACGAGGTGCGCCGCCAGTTCCGCCTGCACCCGGGGATCATGGACGGCACCGCGAAGCCGGAGTACGGCCGCGTGGTCGACATCTGCACCCGCGACTCGCTGCGCGAGCTGGCCACGCCGGGCCTGCTCGCCGCCCTGGCGCCCATCGCCGTGGGCTTCGGCCTCGGCGTCGGCCCGCTCGCCGGCTTCCTGGGTGGCGCCATCGCCACGGGCACCCTCATGGCGGTGTTCCTGGCCAACTCCGGTGGGGCGTGGGACAACGCGAAGAAGCTCGTCGAGGACGGCTACCACGGCGGCAAGGGCTCCGAGGCGCACGCCGCGACGGTCATCGGCGACACCGTCGGCGACCCGTTCAAGGACACCGCGGGCCCGGCGATCAACCCGCTCATCAAGGTGATGAACCTCGTCTCGGTGCTCATCGCCCCCGCGATCGTGCAGCTGTCCATCGGCGACGACGCCAACGACGTGCTCCGCGTCGGCATCGCGCTCGTGGCCGCCGCGATCGTCGTCGCGGCGGTCGTCTACAGCAAGCGCTCCTCCGCGGTCATCGGCGAGGAGGCCCCGGCGGAGGTCGCGCGCTGA
- a CDS encoding DUF7059 domain-containing protein — translation MAVGYDADGVAELLGPVAQRALARSETVPARRATAGGSALEQLVRLWLLQLPVPEEAVAEALPVEAALRLGLVARDGASLRARLDVRPYDEGFLVVSDLGTGLDGEVSPLPADHVLGVGGASTSLAELTVRPPVGRALDLGTGCGVQALHLSGHAREVVATDVLPRAVRLARLTAALSGVELDVREGSWFAPVRGERFDLVVSNPPFVVGGTAGGGERTYRDGGEAGDALCARLVREAPAHLTEGGWCQLLANWVHRRGEDWRERVGGWLPEGCDAWALQREVLDPAEYVSLWLHDAGDAAGPRYRDLYDAWLGALERDGVEGVGFGWVSLRRVDAAAPQRRVEDWPHAVEAPLGPHVLDAFGRWEWLRGHAADLLGQRLRVADGVVQEQVGPPGAEDPEHLVLRQQGGLRRAERVGTAAAGLVGACDGTVPLGVLVEAVAAVLDEDAEGLRASVLPVVRTLVADGTLVPA, via the coding sequence CTGGCCGTCGGGTACGACGCCGACGGCGTCGCGGAGCTGCTCGGTCCCGTCGCCCAGCGGGCGCTGGCCCGCTCGGAGACGGTCCCCGCGCGCCGGGCGACCGCCGGCGGCTCGGCGCTGGAGCAGCTCGTCCGGCTGTGGCTGCTGCAGCTCCCGGTGCCCGAGGAGGCGGTCGCGGAGGCGCTGCCGGTCGAGGCCGCGCTGCGGCTCGGCCTGGTGGCCCGCGACGGCGCGTCGCTGCGGGCCCGGCTCGACGTGCGCCCGTACGACGAGGGCTTCCTCGTCGTCTCCGACCTGGGCACCGGGCTGGACGGCGAGGTGTCGCCGCTGCCGGCCGACCACGTGCTGGGCGTCGGCGGCGCCTCGACGTCGCTGGCCGAGCTCACGGTCCGCCCGCCCGTGGGCCGCGCGCTGGACCTCGGGACGGGCTGCGGGGTGCAGGCGCTGCACCTGTCCGGGCACGCCCGCGAGGTCGTCGCGACGGACGTCCTGCCCCGGGCGGTGCGGCTCGCCCGGCTGACCGCCGCCCTGTCCGGGGTGGAGCTCGACGTGCGCGAGGGCTCGTGGTTCGCGCCGGTGCGGGGCGAGCGCTTCGACCTCGTCGTGTCGAACCCGCCCTTCGTCGTCGGCGGGACGGCCGGGGGCGGGGAGCGGACGTACCGCGACGGGGGCGAGGCCGGCGACGCCCTGTGCGCCCGGCTGGTGCGGGAGGCCCCCGCGCACCTCACCGAGGGCGGCTGGTGCCAGCTGCTGGCCAACTGGGTGCACCGCCGGGGCGAGGACTGGCGCGAGCGGGTCGGCGGGTGGCTGCCCGAGGGGTGCGACGCGTGGGCGCTGCAGCGCGAGGTGCTCGACCCCGCGGAGTACGTCTCGCTGTGGCTCCACGACGCGGGCGACGCTGCGGGCCCGCGCTACCGGGACCTCTACGACGCCTGGCTCGGCGCCCTCGAGCGCGACGGCGTCGAGGGCGTGGGGTTCGGCTGGGTGTCGCTGCGGCGGGTCGACGCGGCCGCGCCGCAGCGCCGGGTGGAGGACTGGCCGCACGCGGTGGAGGCTCCGCTCGGCCCGCACGTGCTCGACGCCTTCGGCCGCTGGGAGTGGCTGCGAGGGCACGCCGCGGACCTGCTCGGGCAGCGGCTGCGCGTCGCCGACGGGGTGGTCCAGGAGCAGGTCGGCCCGCCGGGGGCCGAGGACCCGGAGCACCTGGTCCTGCGCCAGCAGGGCGGCCTGCGCCGGGCCGAGCGCGTGGGCACCGCCGCCGCCGGCCTGGTCGGCGCGTGCGACGGCACGGTGCCGCTGGGGGTGCTGGTCGAGGCGGTGGCCGCCGTCCTCGACGAGGACGCCGAGGGGCTGCGCGCCTCGGTGCTGCCGGTGGTGCGCACGCTCGTCGCCGACGGCACGCTCGTCCCGGCGTGA
- a CDS encoding GAF domain-containing protein, with translation MTVDESAPTPRAAGRTPLPRHGATGLSAPTGDDVRQALRRLPGCDAEAVWDRVCDRARVPRGAYLLELEELDRLAAALLQEPGEVGLAGRALAVRAGTYRALAGRGDSALRRRVDWGREALELLLRSRLQDVERLRAVARLDPFRAEVRDRLDRVCRDTAVQFGQDAGAVTFVLDGAQAVAGSHGVGGWVLESGGLPVEWSFCATTVRTRRPYVVEDATEDVLQRTHPLVVGPEGLRSYAGAPLITAAGHVLGALCVVGGAARAVSAQEVAELQSRAAALAADLERTAPAAAA, from the coding sequence GTGACGGTTGACGAGAGCGCCCCCACCCCGCGGGCGGCCGGACGGACCCCGCTGCCGCGGCACGGCGCCACCGGCCTCAGCGCCCCGACCGGCGACGACGTGCGGCAGGCCCTGCGGCGGCTGCCCGGCTGCGACGCCGAGGCCGTGTGGGACCGGGTCTGCGACCGGGCGCGGGTCCCCCGGGGCGCGTACCTGCTCGAGCTCGAGGAGCTGGACCGCCTCGCGGCGGCGCTGCTGCAGGAGCCGGGCGAGGTCGGCCTCGCGGGCCGCGCCCTGGCCGTGCGCGCGGGGACCTACCGCGCGCTGGCCGGGCGGGGGGACTCCGCGCTGCGGCGCCGCGTGGACTGGGGCCGCGAGGCGCTGGAGCTGCTGCTGCGCAGCCGCCTGCAGGACGTCGAGCGGCTGCGCGCCGTCGCGCGCCTCGACCCGTTCCGGGCGGAGGTCAGGGACCGGCTCGACCGGGTCTGCCGCGACACCGCGGTCCAGTTCGGGCAGGACGCCGGCGCGGTGACGTTCGTCCTCGACGGCGCCCAGGCGGTCGCCGGCAGCCACGGCGTGGGCGGGTGGGTGCTCGAGAGCGGCGGCCTGCCCGTCGAGTGGTCCTTCTGCGCGACGACGGTGCGCACCCGCCGGCCGTACGTGGTCGAGGACGCGACCGAGGACGTGCTGCAGCGCACCCACCCCCTCGTCGTCGGCCCGGAGGGCCTCCGGTCCTACGCGGGGGCCCCGCTCATCACGGCGGCGGGGCACGTGCTGGGCGCGCTCTGCGTGGTGGGGGGCGCCGCCCGCGCCGTGTCCGCGCAGGAGGTCGCCGAGCTGCAGTCCCGGGCCGCCGCCCTCGCCGCCGACCTGGAGCGCACGGCGCCCGCCGCGGCCGCCTGA
- a CDS encoding methyl-accepting chemotaxis protein, with amino-acid sequence MPQTVPSPRTGPAGDAHARALAAAVDQAHAVVEFDVAGIVQAANANFLEVMGYELDEVVGQHHRMFCGPEVVDDPAYGEFWRRLGAGEPSTGEVRRLAKGRRPVWLQATYQPVVEDGRVERVVKLAVDVTPAKLTALEHLAKVEAIDRTTAVVEFDLQGRVLSVNANFLRAVGYAEAEVLGKHHRMFCDPAYVASYEYAELWERLNAGEFVAGEVRRVTKGGGDLWLQATYNPVLDHEGKPRRVIKYATDITRAKSEQADFVGKINALERSQAVIEFDLEGRVLTANRNFLDVMGYALAEVQGRHHRTFCDPDYAATKEYTDFWERLGAGEYVAGEFRRIAKDGSTVWLQATYSPVLDATGRPCKVVKFAADVTAEKVRSTEVAGKMAAVERAQAVIEFDLDGIVLTANDNFLRTMGYSLREVVGQHHSHFCSEDYTRSEEYRDFWLRLGRGELISGRFDRVGKYGREVNIRATYTPILDTAGNPCKVVKYAYDISSTVQLEHRIAASTTRMTELVSSLSAAMGDIGASSGVATDLATETHANAERGVEALRASLEAIGLIQRSSRSISEIVRVMGEIANQTNLLAFNASIEAARAGEHGLGFSIVAGEVRKLAERSSQAAQEIGKLIEESAERVEQGSEVSKRAEDAFGRIASGVARTNEAIRAIAEAARVQQEASREVDALVGELAAARASA; translated from the coding sequence ATGCCGCAGACCGTCCCGAGCCCCCGCACCGGCCCCGCCGGCGACGCGCACGCGCGCGCCCTCGCCGCGGCCGTCGACCAGGCGCACGCCGTCGTCGAGTTCGACGTCGCCGGCATCGTGCAGGCGGCGAACGCGAACTTCCTCGAGGTCATGGGGTACGAGCTGGACGAGGTGGTGGGCCAGCACCACCGGATGTTCTGCGGTCCGGAGGTCGTGGACGACCCGGCGTACGGCGAGTTCTGGCGGCGCCTCGGCGCCGGCGAGCCGTCGACGGGGGAGGTCCGGCGCCTCGCGAAGGGCCGCCGGCCGGTGTGGCTGCAGGCGACGTACCAGCCGGTCGTCGAGGACGGGCGGGTCGAGCGGGTCGTCAAGCTCGCCGTCGACGTGACCCCCGCGAAGCTCACGGCGCTCGAGCACCTGGCCAAGGTCGAGGCGATCGACCGCACCACCGCGGTGGTGGAGTTCGACCTGCAGGGCCGGGTGCTCTCGGTCAACGCCAACTTCCTGCGCGCGGTGGGCTACGCCGAGGCCGAGGTGCTCGGCAAGCACCACCGGATGTTCTGCGACCCCGCCTACGTCGCCAGCTACGAGTACGCCGAGCTGTGGGAGCGGCTGAACGCCGGCGAGTTCGTCGCGGGCGAGGTCCGCCGGGTGACCAAGGGCGGGGGCGACCTCTGGCTGCAGGCGACGTACAACCCCGTCCTGGACCACGAGGGCAAGCCCCGCCGGGTCATCAAGTACGCCACCGACATCACCCGCGCGAAGTCCGAGCAGGCGGACTTCGTGGGCAAGATCAACGCGCTCGAGCGGTCCCAGGCCGTCATCGAGTTCGACCTCGAGGGCCGCGTGCTCACCGCGAACCGGAACTTCCTCGACGTCATGGGCTACGCCCTGGCGGAGGTGCAGGGCCGGCACCACCGGACCTTCTGCGACCCCGACTACGCCGCGACGAAGGAGTACACGGACTTCTGGGAGCGCCTCGGCGCCGGGGAGTACGTCGCCGGGGAGTTCCGCCGGATCGCCAAGGACGGCAGCACGGTCTGGCTGCAGGCCACCTACAGCCCCGTCCTGGACGCCACCGGGCGCCCGTGCAAGGTCGTGAAGTTCGCGGCCGACGTGACCGCCGAGAAGGTCCGCAGCACCGAGGTGGCCGGCAAGATGGCGGCCGTCGAGCGGGCGCAGGCCGTCATCGAGTTCGACCTCGACGGCATCGTGCTCACCGCGAACGACAACTTCCTGCGGACCATGGGCTACTCGCTGCGCGAGGTGGTCGGTCAGCACCACAGCCACTTCTGCTCCGAGGACTACACGCGGTCCGAGGAGTACCGCGACTTCTGGCTGCGCCTGGGGCGCGGCGAGCTCATCAGCGGGCGCTTCGACCGGGTGGGCAAGTACGGCCGCGAGGTCAACATCCGCGCGACGTACACCCCGATCCTCGACACCGCCGGCAACCCCTGCAAGGTCGTCAAGTACGCCTATGACATCTCCTCGACCGTGCAGCTCGAGCACCGGATCGCGGCGAGCACGACCCGCATGACCGAGCTCGTCAGCAGCCTGTCCGCGGCGATGGGCGACATCGGCGCCAGCTCCGGGGTGGCGACCGACCTCGCGACGGAGACGCACGCCAACGCCGAGCGGGGCGTCGAGGCGCTGCGGGCGAGCCTCGAGGCCATCGGGCTCATCCAGCGCTCCTCCCGCTCGATCAGCGAGATCGTCCGCGTCATGGGCGAGATCGCCAACCAGACCAACCTCCTCGCCTTCAACGCCTCCATCGAGGCGGCGCGGGCGGGCGAGCACGGCCTCGGCTTCTCCATCGTGGCCGGCGAGGTCCGCAAGCTCGCCGAGCGCTCCTCCCAGGCGGCCCAGGAGATCGGCAAGCTCATCGAGGAGTCCGCGGAGCGCGTCGAGCAGGGGTCGGAGGTGTCCAAGCGCGCCGAGGACGCGTTCGGGCGCATCGCCAGCGGCGTCGCCCGGACCAACGAGGCGATCCGCGCCATCGCCGAGGCGGCCAGGGTCCAGCAGGAGGCCTCGCGCGAGGTCGACGCCCTCGTCGGCGAGCTCGCCGCCGCGCGGGCCTCGGCCTGA